DNA from Lactobacillus sp. ESL0791:
TTTCGCTTTCATCCCAGATTTTTTTGGTGGCTGGAATTTTACCTAATTCGCTAATTTCATCCTTGTCAACGACAATCAGATTATTTGGCCCTTCCGCCAAGCGGTTGAAACTATCTAGGCTTTGATTCTTGAAATAACCGTCACTGGCATTAGCAAGACTTGTCTGCAACTGGTTGATCCGGTATGCTTCCGCATCGGCCCTGGTCTTAGTTGCTTCCGCATTGGCCTTGGCCGTTGCAATCAGCGCGTCATTCTTTGCCTTGGTGGTCAGCTCAATATTCTTTGCCTCACCTTCGGCCTTTTCGATTGCGGCAATCTTCTCCCGGTCGGCAGTCAGCTGTTTGTCCATAGCTTTTTGAATTTCTGGACTTGGCAGCAGTTCATCAATGTTGACCCGCACAACACGAATCCCGTAAACGTCGGTTAGGTCGCCGATAGCTGCGGTTAATTGGGTGTTGATTTTACTGGTGGAGCCTAAGGCATCATTCAAGTCCATGCGGCCAATAATGTCCCGCAGGTGCCCCCGAATCAGTTCAACCATTGACTTAACTGAATCGGTATTGTTGTAAAAATATTTGTAGGAATCAGTCACCAAATAGTTGAGAGTCAAACTGGTTGTGATTTCC
Protein-coding regions in this window:
- a CDS encoding SPFH domain-containing protein, with the protein product MILPLIIIILLIVFMALGFRVVPQNNEGLVETLGKYSRTVKAGFVFIFPFVQKLRRVSLAMFPAEISKYSIITKDNAEITTSLTLNYLVTDSYKYFYNNTDSVKSMVELIRGHLRDIIGRMDLNDALGSTSKINTQLTAAIGDLTDVYGIRVVRVNIDELLPSPEIQKAMDKQLTADREKIAAIEKAEGEAKNIELTTKAKNDALIATAKANAEATKTRADAEAYRINQLQTSLANASDGYFKNQSLDSFNRLAEGPNNLIVVDKDEISELGKIPATKKIWDESEK